The Vibrio tubiashii ATCC 19109 genome has a segment encoding these proteins:
- a CDS encoding tandem large repeat, which yields MFTKNILKLYLSLLAASLILTACGGGGDGGSDNTPRARETGIIYGNVFDAPVYGATVNVWEYDDGKLGRKLASATTDSVGNYKLEFEASSRPLLVRSEGGGYTDPLTKETVSVSNGNVLKLDAVINYSEGKTHSLMLTPLTNIAAGLAKYKISKGEAGSSAISSAIGSVNTMYGFNVNETLPIDITKGGQSGYATPGHQYGALLTAYSSLSYDMIKKHGNSDNVYTSMHLADIQYRDVVADGLLNGEEISPITGGLTKSTFGQKKITSDVYTNELSQHVLIVVNNPDLNVSGTSGDDYVEFSKQLNGQGTNGNSGGLIPPRDETQIDTTAPSATRVGSEVLAGKDKVAIALTDEVGVKDVSVYIQYELNGSWSSEYQCDDLQSSGSQFCSIVFDEFKAGLRETKINVNIDTAAIDSVDVDSSTGLSNVTGARLVAYTSDVLGNALVAGSDNGHLIPFKWDNNDPVIEITSSTTIKKEDTDYVLKGIVKEPPEELASVTVSFKGGLPTALDCVSANSGKACEFSNNYKTSDFLSTTPFEVRATDQRGNVGIEPFEVRQDDQEPTQDLSFPEGAPMNFVHVDVSGERTTIEGPYNQDTYTQDNVQTSQDYLKIDYIYASEGIKKAIPNTDFKNFNPSVLKENKIPYLRVRVFDINSSTVLGSSADDLTLTVKYYVSAKNDGNYTYKDQIKNKAADGTANIPHETIVKENGRVEEMIYYVPFVREILGSSFKSASENSSHMITIQTQDGAGNDSQPLNIYFRSSFDLPTMKVVTPFIGARVQLEGLAPSGEFTSLASCTTQTSQTKTELDVASCEATTDLVNYDFMRVRLIGVEGAAPHYYQWKNDPGAKQEVKLNNANIGAYFKLNGSQTFYLTELSTYQTGLFDYQWNKLAAGGKTSARAIEILDDVKEALAGRYNNSFFGFDPTVTPYATNEMLANAIPKNPSNDYLHRFLVEGFEKLAQQTPLYNSVDFSSAVYDDFSYDGKANGMGAGNRQIVLDLYKFGPDTYRKHLAQHYYDIMTSNGIESNVAQAYADVISKANPNLDGTPIFDKEGESIDKLPPQPTIVIQSGRETTVGSKRYVAGQLESKIILEDPSGIDTKDGSQPKFVTRWYKQGDPNTPIDLDLEITEGGASTSYRKEYGFTLNTQSTNLPGIVEFALETSAKDLQGNAYGYDGKVPHLQSLYVDNDYPKASYVLPNGIESDEVYLNASYVQELTFKVEDTVGDKLDQRGLTFSKLSGEKVSFTHDLFSSNTNEFFKAKLCTGTRCAEQGKIIYPGEGEWLVSVSAEDHLGNKVTDGTSSAPKFKVLIDSKAPVVNGKVISNRLGGNAAWTPDISWGLSPGKQVDVLLKTGAGKLVNLKHYEVEPPTSDEPYLFGTQPDVRVRLIPTAFDYKETNTFKVVAANSAFPASTSEGEFEFKVDNKGPDIVLDSPWISDAVSKESYVMGRKFNIRFSSVTDDSEVKTVSLWQDGKDTALYTLEPKNPSQPFEMSIGTDQSDQIQLDPDDKSVKLIVKATDEYGFVSESQPSKILLDREGPTLSLHGYKPEREDIYYLGKYVFDVIAEDLDKEGVPSLAGVNKESLEYWTYTDIPPQTETGTKIGETLKLPLGDLKDGDNWVRLKGNDVRGNTSTSDFKVKVHNSMPSIKSYALAYKDDQTNIDGAITRDVPVVVTMEVEDVSGIDKIEATYKHSAQPQSSDLAFIEISKGKYQAELSPADLPEDGRYDLRIKVFNNVKYNAESDRKVNDFTKTMSVQRQGVDLTIATPHPFQSHISGPELSVTFNSVGEVKAKTLECWVRENYTSDNAPSDSYAYSGVIDNPQEPYSCTVRSDRSMSTDPVVLITRTIGTNDKSTVKKFRFNMVDTDAPVVKHGDTYQFVGTEVSDDSPDGTNKMLQFSLDFEDKLSGVNTSNKDAYPKLVRNRGNMAFTPQTCTTQTEGKTSCTYIEKYSDVIDGLSSSHDYKIKNLTDIAGNVAADHSLTLLLPTVNPTVEILSPQTDSVIDGQQELRVSFKIKRNDNSRLDNITANVGGTSYNKRDNDDMFSDLKVCGTGDLAGYDCSTFSTQLSKDTDGKTLKVSISAIDVWSNKSSDSINVKVDQSPPTIGEEVFITQSGSDKIRFRFNIKDEVSGLAKVKYEVLNPSFEEEKLTDMDYFELDKSQLEGIDSIQVRIYATDKVNLTTSASKTVDIKTPEVTVSFEGITSLDGGKLLLKNNSQSFTITTVDKEGIRASQYSLELVPSTGDSLKYTGNINSSSANGTMNFTVNDQAAYTFKVAVTDSIGRQVKSFKLFNGNYDDTGIPTIVDHELPTVSIASATQLSQVPDNGRYQLDVTAHVTDKNLNVVSSFADNGSGRFNPQSVTKPTNESDPYVFHYLLAPGSYTFNVSATDLANQSAERTIGAKVEAATIPTLAISTSATPPLAGGEEATLTFKFSEEVKDFDFSDVKLTASDSGGIGQLKQETWATADNITWTVKYLSPVGENKNITIRVDDNSYQSLNTIPGKGDSLLLGVEGVLPTLTNASFTPGYQAIGQSVDVRLEFDKELQSATATLGGTTISSLAATADKKVWTGNVMVPNSVDRSVGLVVSNYTDTLGNVGDDNTSHALPITPTIAIGSINGGNTVNASDAAAVAIIGSSTRFASGESLTVQASDTNGGKTPETTVNVSADGSWNVNLDMSALQDGQITVTVKGENNLNAVATPATGTVQMTRAKPSLTAATFTPGYQAIGQSVDVRLEFDKELQSATATLGGTTISSLAATADKKVWTGNVTVPSSSDRSVGLVVSNYTDTLGNVGDDNTSHALPITPTISIGSINGGNTVNASDAAAVTIIGSSTRFASGESLTVQASDTNGGKTPETTVNVSGDGSWNVNLDMSALQDGQITVTVKGENNLNAVATPATGTVQMTRAKPSLTAASFTPGYQAIGQTVDVRLEFDKELQSATATLGGTTISSLAATADKKVWTGNVMVPSSSDRSVGLVVSNYTDTLGNVGDDNSTYALPITPTIAIGSINGGNTVNASDAAAVAIIGSSTRFASGESLMVQASDTNGGKIPETTVNVSGDGSWSVNLDMSALQDGQITVTVTGENNLNAVATPATGTVQMTRAKPSLTAATFTPGYQAIGQSVDVRLEFDKELQSATATLGGTTISSLAATADKKVWTGNVTVPSSVDRSVGLVVSNYTDTLGNVGDDNSTYALPITPTIAIGSINGGNTVNASDAAAVAIIGSSTRFASGESLTVQASDTNGGKTPETTVNVSGDGSWSVNLDMSALQDGQITVTVTGENNLNAVATPATGSVQMTRAKPSLTAASFTPGYQAIGQSVDVRLEFDKELQSATATLGGTTISSLAATADKKVWTGNVTVPSSGDRSVGLVVSNYTDTLGNVGDDNTSHALPITPTTEIGSINGGNTVNASDAAAVAIIGSSTRFASGESLTVQASDTNGGKTPETTVNVSGDGSWNVNLDMSALQDGQITVTVIGENNLNAVATPATGTVQMTRAKPSLTAASFTPGYQAIGQSVDVRLEFDKELQSATATLGGTTISSLAATADKKVWTGNVMVPSSSDRSVGLVVSNYTDTLGNVGDENTSHALPITPTIAIGSINGGNTVNASDAAAVAIIGSSTRFASGESLTVQAIDTNGGKTPETTVNVSGDGSWNVNLDMSALQDGQITVTVKGENNLGAIAEQAQDTTTLDKTLSAFIRGVKPHESYVELSNYLPMAA from the coding sequence ACACCAGTACGGGGCTTTACTTACAGCCTACTCGTCACTGTCTTACGACATGATTAAAAAGCATGGTAACTCTGACAATGTCTATACTTCCATGCACCTTGCCGATATTCAATATAGAGATGTAGTTGCTGACGGCTTGCTCAATGGTGAAGAGATCAGCCCAATAACAGGCGGGCTAACGAAATCAACGTTTGGTCAAAAAAAGATCACTAGTGATGTGTATACAAACGAGCTTTCCCAACATGTTTTAATTGTAGTGAATAACCCAGACCTGAATGTATCTGGCACATCTGGCGATGATTATGTTGAATTTAGTAAACAGTTGAATGGACAGGGTACGAATGGAAACAGCGGTGGCCTAATCCCTCCTAGAGATGAAACTCAGATAGATACCACTGCGCCAAGTGCTACCCGAGTTGGAAGTGAGGTGTTAGCAGGCAAAGATAAAGTTGCTATCGCTTTAACTGACGAAGTCGGTGTGAAGGATGTGTCAGTTTATATTCAGTATGAACTGAATGGATCATGGTCAAGTGAATATCAATGTGATGACTTGCAATCTTCAGGAAGTCAGTTTTGCTCGATCGTCTTTGATGAGTTTAAAGCAGGCCTACGTGAAACCAAAATCAACGTAAATATTGATACCGCAGCTATTGATAGTGTTGATGTTGATAGCAGTACAGGTTTATCAAATGTAACGGGTGCTCGTTTGGTTGCCTATACATCAGATGTTTTAGGCAACGCACTGGTAGCCGGAAGTGATAATGGGCATTTAATTCCGTTCAAATGGGATAACAATGATCCTGTTATTGAAATTACCTCAAGTACTACCATCAAGAAGGAAGATACCGACTACGTACTTAAAGGTATTGTGAAAGAGCCACCTGAAGAGCTAGCTTCTGTGACGGTGTCGTTTAAAGGAGGTTTACCAACAGCATTGGATTGTGTTTCAGCCAACTCCGGTAAAGCTTGTGAGTTCAGCAATAACTATAAAACCTCAGATTTTCTATCAACCACACCGTTTGAGGTTCGCGCGACAGACCAAAGAGGTAATGTAGGAATCGAGCCTTTTGAGGTACGTCAGGATGATCAAGAGCCGACTCAAGACCTCTCCTTCCCAGAAGGTGCACCTATGAACTTTGTTCATGTCGATGTATCTGGAGAAAGAACCACCATTGAAGGCCCTTATAATCAAGATACTTATACACAAGATAATGTTCAGACTAGCCAAGACTACTTAAAGATCGATTATATCTATGCGAGCGAAGGCATAAAGAAGGCGATTCCTAATACTGACTTTAAGAACTTTAACCCTAGTGTGCTGAAAGAAAACAAAATCCCTTATCTACGTGTCAGAGTGTTCGACATTAATAGCAGTACAGTACTAGGTTCGAGTGCAGACGATTTAACATTAACGGTTAAATATTACGTAAGCGCCAAAAATGATGGTAACTATACGTATAAAGACCAAATCAAGAATAAAGCGGCGGATGGCACTGCCAATATCCCACATGAGACAATTGTAAAAGAGAATGGTCGAGTAGAAGAAATGATCTACTATGTACCATTCGTGAGAGAAATACTTGGCTCCAGTTTTAAGAGCGCGTCAGAAAACAGCAGCCATATGATTACCATTCAAACGCAAGATGGTGCTGGCAACGACAGCCAGCCGCTGAATATCTATTTTCGCAGTAGTTTTGACTTGCCAACGATGAAGGTCGTGACGCCATTCATTGGAGCGCGAGTACAGTTGGAGGGCCTAGCTCCATCTGGAGAGTTTACATCATTGGCAAGTTGTACGACTCAAACTAGTCAAACGAAAACAGAACTTGATGTCGCCTCTTGTGAAGCTACAACTGACCTAGTCAATTACGACTTTATGCGAGTAAGGCTCATCGGTGTTGAGGGCGCTGCGCCACATTACTATCAGTGGAAAAACGATCCAGGCGCAAAGCAGGAAGTTAAACTCAATAACGCTAACATTGGCGCATATTTTAAACTCAACGGTTCGCAGACATTTTATCTAACAGAATTATCAACTTATCAAACGGGATTGTTCGACTACCAGTGGAATAAGCTCGCAGCAGGTGGAAAAACTTCTGCACGCGCCATTGAAATTTTGGATGATGTAAAAGAAGCATTGGCGGGTCGCTATAACAACTCGTTTTTTGGGTTTGATCCAACGGTTACCCCCTATGCAACTAATGAGATGTTAGCTAATGCGATTCCTAAGAACCCTTCCAATGACTACTTACATCGTTTCCTCGTTGAAGGGTTTGAGAAATTGGCACAACAAACACCGTTATACAATTCTGTGGACTTCTCGTCAGCGGTCTATGATGACTTTAGCTATGACGGTAAAGCCAATGGCATGGGTGCTGGTAATCGCCAGATTGTACTTGATCTCTATAAGTTCGGCCCTGATACATACCGAAAGCATTTGGCTCAACATTACTACGATATTATGACGAGCAATGGAATAGAATCTAACGTCGCGCAAGCCTACGCTGATGTCATTTCCAAAGCTAACCCAAATTTGGATGGAACTCCTATTTTTGATAAAGAAGGAGAAAGTATTGATAAGCTTCCTCCTCAGCCGACTATCGTGATCCAAAGTGGCAGAGAAACCACTGTTGGAAGTAAGCGTTATGTTGCTGGCCAATTGGAATCAAAAATTATACTGGAGGACCCTTCTGGCATCGATACAAAAGATGGGAGTCAACCTAAGTTTGTCACTAGATGGTACAAGCAAGGTGACCCAAATACCCCGATCGATTTAGATCTTGAAATAACTGAAGGCGGAGCGAGTACGAGCTATCGCAAAGAGTATGGGTTCACTCTAAATACACAGTCTACTAATTTACCAGGTATTGTTGAATTTGCGTTGGAAACTAGTGCAAAAGACTTGCAAGGTAACGCCTATGGTTATGATGGTAAAGTCCCTCACTTACAGTCACTCTACGTCGATAATGACTACCCTAAAGCGAGTTATGTATTACCGAATGGCATTGAGTCTGATGAAGTCTATCTGAATGCAAGCTACGTACAGGAGTTGACGTTTAAGGTCGAAGATACAGTCGGTGATAAGTTGGATCAAAGGGGACTAACTTTTTCAAAGTTAAGTGGGGAGAAAGTCTCTTTCACACACGATCTGTTTTCTAGCAACACGAATGAATTCTTTAAAGCCAAACTCTGTACCGGTACTCGTTGTGCAGAGCAAGGCAAAATCATCTACCCAGGTGAAGGTGAATGGTTAGTATCCGTATCGGCTGAAGACCACCTTGGTAATAAAGTTACTGACGGGACCTCTTCAGCACCGAAGTTTAAGGTATTAATTGATTCGAAGGCACCGGTTGTCAATGGAAAAGTGATTTCCAATCGTCTAGGTGGAAATGCAGCTTGGACGCCTGATATTAGCTGGGGATTAAGTCCGGGTAAGCAAGTTGACGTTTTACTGAAAACGGGAGCTGGCAAGCTCGTGAACCTGAAGCACTATGAGGTTGAGCCTCCAACCAGTGATGAACCTTATTTGTTCGGAACACAGCCAGACGTTAGAGTTCGGTTGATTCCTACGGCTTTCGACTATAAGGAAACAAATACGTTCAAGGTGGTCGCAGCGAACAGCGCTTTCCCTGCGAGTACAAGTGAAGGAGAGTTTGAGTTTAAAGTCGACAATAAAGGCCCAGATATTGTTTTAGATAGCCCATGGATTTCCGACGCAGTCTCAAAAGAAAGCTATGTAATGGGTCGTAAATTTAATATTAGATTCAGTTCTGTGACCGACGATTCAGAAGTGAAAACGGTTTCTCTATGGCAGGATGGAAAAGATACTGCCTTATATACCCTCGAGCCTAAGAACCCTAGTCAGCCATTTGAAATGTCTATTGGGACTGATCAGAGTGATCAAATTCAGTTAGACCCAGACGATAAATCAGTCAAACTGATTGTAAAAGCGACAGATGAATATGGTTTTGTCTCTGAGTCTCAGCCAAGCAAAATATTGCTAGATAGAGAAGGCCCTACGTTATCTTTACATGGCTATAAGCCAGAGCGTGAGGATATTTACTACCTTGGTAAATATGTATTTGACGTGATTGCTGAAGACCTTGATAAAGAAGGTGTACCTTCATTGGCTGGTGTGAACAAAGAGAGCTTGGAATACTGGACGTATACAGATATCCCACCTCAGACTGAAACCGGAACAAAAATCGGCGAGACGCTGAAGTTACCTTTGGGTGACTTGAAAGATGGTGATAACTGGGTACGTCTAAAAGGTAACGATGTTCGAGGAAATACTTCTACGTCTGACTTTAAAGTTAAAGTTCACAACAGCATGCCTAGTATTAAGTCTTATGCGTTAGCGTACAAAGATGATCAGACGAATATTGACGGTGCAATTACTCGTGACGTTCCAGTCGTCGTGACGATGGAAGTAGAGGACGTAAGTGGTATTGATAAAATTGAGGCGACTTATAAACACTCTGCTCAACCGCAGTCTTCCGATCTTGCTTTCATAGAGATTTCGAAAGGTAAGTATCAGGCTGAATTGTCACCTGCAGACCTTCCAGAAGATGGAAGGTACGACCTTAGAATTAAGGTTTTCAATAACGTGAAATATAACGCGGAGTCTGATCGTAAAGTTAATGACTTTACAAAAACGATGAGCGTGCAAAGACAAGGCGTTGACCTTACTATAGCGACGCCACATCCGTTCCAAAGTCATATCTCTGGCCCTGAGTTATCGGTAACGTTTAATTCTGTTGGAGAAGTGAAAGCTAAGACTTTAGAGTGTTGGGTGAGAGAAAACTACACTTCGGATAACGCACCATCTGATAGTTACGCGTACTCGGGTGTTATTGATAACCCTCAAGAACCTTATTCTTGTACTGTTAGAAGTGACCGCAGTATGTCGACCGACCCAGTAGTTCTGATAACTAGAACTATTGGTACCAATGATAAATCTACAGTAAAAAAATTCCGCTTTAATATGGTCGATACAGATGCGCCGGTTGTTAAGCATGGTGATACGTACCAATTTGTTGGTACTGAAGTTTCTGATGACTCTCCGGATGGGACAAACAAAATGCTTCAATTCTCGTTAGACTTTGAAGATAAGTTATCTGGAGTAAACACCTCTAATAAAGATGCTTACCCTAAACTAGTTAGAAACCGCGGAAATATGGCCTTTACTCCTCAAACCTGTACTACGCAAACAGAAGGTAAGACGTCATGTACTTACATTGAAAAGTACAGTGATGTTATTGATGGTTTAAGTTCTAGTCACGACTACAAAATTAAGAACTTGACCGACATTGCGGGGAATGTAGCTGCTGACCATAGCTTGACGTTGTTACTCCCTACTGTTAATCCGACTGTTGAAATTCTAAGTCCTCAGACGGATTCGGTAATTGACGGGCAGCAAGAACTTAGAGTGTCATTTAAAATCAAACGCAACGACAATTCTAGGTTAGATAATATAACAGCTAACGTAGGTGGTACGTCATATAACAAGAGAGATAACGATGACATGTTCTCCGACCTTAAGGTATGCGGAACTGGAGATTTGGCTGGTTATGATTGCTCGACGTTCTCTACCCAGTTGTCTAAAGATACTGATGGTAAAACATTGAAGGTTAGCATTTCTGCCATTGATGTATGGTCGAATAAAAGTAGTGATAGTATCAATGTCAAAGTTGATCAATCACCACCTACTATTGGCGAAGAGGTATTTATTACTCAGTCAGGGTCCGACAAAATTCGTTTCAGATTTAACATTAAAGATGAGGTAAGTGGCCTAGCCAAAGTTAAGTACGAAGTTCTTAACCCTTCATTTGAAGAAGAAAAACTGACGGATATGGACTACTTTGAGTTAGATAAATCACAGCTTGAAGGTATTGATAGCATTCAAGTGCGCATATATGCGACTGATAAAGTGAACTTGACCACTTCAGCTTCTAAGACTGTCGATATTAAGACGCCGGAAGTTACGGTGAGTTTTGAAGGCATTACCTCATTAGATGGTGGCAAGCTATTACTTAAAAACAACAGCCAGAGTTTTACTATTACGACAGTTGATAAGGAAGGTATAAGGGCTTCTCAATATAGCTTAGAACTAGTCCCAAGCACTGGAGACAGCTTGAAATATACTGGTAACATTAACTCATCAAGTGCTAATGGCACGATGAACTTTACGGTTAATGATCAAGCTGCTTATACCTTTAAGGTAGCCGTAACGGATTCTATTGGTAGACAAGTGAAGAGCTTCAAGCTTTTCAATGGTAATTACGATGATACAGGCATTCCTACCATTGTTGACCATGAGCTACCAACGGTTTCGATAGCAAGCGCGACGCAGCTATCCCAGGTTCCTGATAACGGTAGATATCAGCTAGATGTCACAGCACATGTCACTGACAAGAATTTGAATGTGGTCAGCTCATTTGCAGATAATGGTAGCGGACGCTTTAACCCTCAATCAGTCACAAAGCCTACTAACGAGTCGGATCCTTATGTATTCCACTACCTTCTTGCGCCGGGGAGTTATACGTTCAATGTGAGCGCCACTGATCTAGCAAATCAGAGCGCTGAACGTACGATTGGCGCGAAAGTTGAGGCAGCGACAATCCCGACCCTAGCAATCTCGACATCAGCTACTCCCCCTCTCGCGGGAGGGGAAGAGGCGACTCTAACGTTTAAATTTTCTGAAGAAGTCAAAGATTTTGACTTCTCAGATGTAAAGCTTACTGCGAGTGATAGTGGGGGTATTGGTCAGCTGAAACAAGAAACTTGGGCGACAGCTGACAATATTACTTGGACGGTTAAGTACTTAAGTCCAGTCGGCGAAAACAAAAATATAACGATACGGGTTGATGATAATAGTTACCAGAGCTTAAACACTATCCCCGGAAAAGGGGATAGTTTGCTTTTGGGGGTTGAAGGCGTTTTACCAACCCTTACCAATGCGAGCTTTACTCCGGGTTACCAAGCCATTGGTCAAAGCGTTGATGTGAGACTGGAGTTTGATAAAGAGCTGCAGTCTGCGACCGCGACCTTAGGCGGCACGACCATCAGTTCACTGGCGGCGACGGCAGACAAAAAAGTGTGGACAGGTAACGTCATGGTACCGAACAGCGTTGACCGCAGTGTGGGACTCGTGGTGAGCAACTACACCGATACACTAGGTAACGTAGGCGATGATAACACCTCACACGCGTTACCGATTACCCCGACTATTGCGATTGGCAGCATTAATGGTGGTAATACGGTAAACGCTTCGGATGCAGCAGCGGTGGCTATTATTGGTAGCAGTACGCGTTTTGCATCGGGTGAATCGTTAACGGTTCAAGCGAGTGACACGAACGGTGGTAAAACCCCAGAAACGACCGTCAATGTATCAGCTGACGGTAGCTGGAATGTGAACCTAGACATGAGTGCGCTGCAAGACGGCCAAATTACCGTGACGGTAAAAGGGGAGAACAACCTGAATGCGGTGGCGACGCCAGCAACAGGCACGGTGCAAATGACCCGAGCGAAGCCAAGCTTAACGGCGGCGACCTTTACACCGGGTTACCAAGCCATTGGTCAAAGCGTTGATGTGAGACTGGAGTTTGATAAAGAGCTGCAGTCTGCGACCGCGACTTTAGGCGGCACGACCATCAGTTCACTGGCGGCGACGGCAGACAAAAAAGTGTGGACAGGTAACGTGACAGTACCGAGCAGCAGTGACCGCAGTGTGGGACTCGTGGTGAGCAACTACACCGATACACTGGGTAATGTAGGCGATGACAACACCTCACATGCTTTACCGATCACCCCGACTATTTCGATTGGTAGCATTAATGGTGGTAATACGGTAAACGCTTCGGATGCAGCGGCGGTGACTATTATTGGTAGCAGTACGCGTTTTGCATCGGGAGAGTCGTTAACGGTTCAAGCGAGTGACACGAACGGTGGTAAAACCCCAGAAACGACCGTCAATGTATCCGGTGATGGTAGCTGGAATGTGAACCTAGACATGAGTGCGCTGCAAGACGGCCAAATTACCGTGACGGTAAAAGGGGAGAACAACCTGAATGCGGTGGCGACGCCAGCGACAGGCACGGTGCAAATGACCCGAGCGAAGCCAAGCTTAACGGCGGCGAGCTTTACTCCGGGTTACCAAGCCATTGGTCAAACCGTTGATGTGAGACTGGAGTTTGATAAAGAGCTGCAGTCTGCGACTGCGACTTTAGGCGGCACGACCATCAGTTCACTGGCGGCGACGGCAGACAAAAAAGTGTGGACAGGTAACGTCATGGTACCGAGCAGCAGTGACCGCAGTGTGGGACTCGTGGTGAGCAACTACACCGATACACTGGGTAATGTAGGCGATGACAACAGCACATATGCTTTACCGATTACCCCGACTATCGCGATTGGTAGCATTAATGGTGGTAATACCGTAAACGCTTCGGATGCAGCGGCGGTGGCTATTATTGGTAGCAGTACGCGTTTTGCATCGGGTGAATCGTTAATGGTTCAAGCGAGCGACACGAACGGTGGCAAAATCCCAGAAACGACCGTCAATGTGTCAGGTGACGGTAGCTGGAGTGTGAACCTAGACATGAGTGCGCTGCAAGACGGGCAAATTACCGTGACGGTGACAGGGGAGAACAACTTGAATGCAGTGGCGACGCCAGCGACAGGCACGGTGCAAATGACCCGAGCGAAGCCAAGCTTAACGGCGGCGACCTTTACTCCGGGTTACCAAGCCATTGGTCAAAGCGTTGATGTGAGACTGGAGTTTGATAAAGAGCTGCAGTCTGCGACCGCGACCTTAGGCGGTACAACCATCAGTTCACTGGCGGCGACGGCAGACAAAAAAGTATGGACAGGTAACGTGACGGTGCCGAGCAGCGTTGATCGCAGTGTGGGACTCGTGGTGAGCAACTACACCGATACACTAGGTAATGTAGGCGATGACAACAGCACATATGCTTTACCGATTACCCCGACTATCGCGATTGGTAGCATTAATGGTGGTAATACCGTAAACGCTTCGGATGCAGCGGCGGTGGCTATTATTGGTAGCAGTACGCGTTTTGCATCGGGTGAGTCGTTAACGGTTCAAGCGAGTGATACGAACGGTGGCAAAACCCCAGAAACGACCGTCAATGTATCCGGTGACGGTAGCTGGAGTGTGAACCTAGATATGAGTGCGCTGCAAGACGGGCAAATTACCGTGACGGTGACAGGGGAGAACAACTTGAATGCGGTGGCGACGCCAGCGACAGGCTCGGTGCAAATGACCCGAGCGAAGCCAAGCTTAACGGCGGCGAGCTTTACTCCGGGTTACCAAGCCATTGGTCAAAGCGTTGATGTGAGACTGGAGTTTGATAAAGAGCTGCAGTCTGCGACCGCGACCTTGGGCGGCACGACCATCAGTTCACTGGCGGCGACGGCAGACAAAAAAGTATGGACAGGTAACGTGACGGTGCCGAGCAGTGGTGACCGCAGTGTGGGACTCGTGGTGAGCAACTACACCGATACACTGGGTAATGTGGGCGATGACAACACCTCACACGCTTTACCAATTACCCCGACTACCGAGATTGGTAGCATTAATGGTGGCAATACCGTAAATGCTTCGGATGCAGCGGCGGTGGCTATTATTGGTAGCAGTACGCGTTTTGCATCGGGTGAATCGTTAACGGTTCAAGCGAGCGACACGAATGGTGGTAAAACCCCAGAAACGACCGTCAATGTATCCGGTGACGGTAGCTGGAATGTGAACCTAGACATGAGCGCGCTGCAAGACGGGCAAATTACCGTGACAGTGATAGGGGAGAACAACCTGAATGCGGTGGCGACGCCCGCGACAGGCACGGTGCAAATGACCCGAGCGAAGCCAAGCTTAACGGCGGCGAGCTTTACTCCGGGTTACCAAGCCATTGGTCAAAGCGTTGATGTGAGACTGGAGTTTGATAAAGAGCTGCAGTCTGCGACCGCGACCTTAGGCGGCACGACCATCAGTTCACTGGCGGCGACGGCAGACAAAAAAGTATGGACAGGTAACGTGATGGTGCCGAGCAGCAGTGACCGCAGTGTGGGACTCGTGGTGAGCAACTACACCGATACACTGGGTAATGTAGGCGATGAGAACACCTCACATGCCTTACCGATCACCCCGACTATTGCGATTGGCAGTATTAATGGTGGTAATACGGTAAACGCTTCGGATGCAGCAGCGGTGGCTATTATTGGTAGCAGTACGCGTTTTGCATCGGGTGAGTCGTTAACGGTTCAAGCGATTGATACGAACGGTGGCAAAACCCCAGAAACGACCGTCAATGTATCCGGTGACGGTAGCTGGAATGTGAACCTAGACATGAGTGCGCTGCAAGACGGGCAAATTACCGTGACGGTAAAAGGGGAGAACAATCTAGGGGCAATAGCTGAACAAGCACAAGATACTACAACCTTAGATAAGACACTTTCGGCATTTATTAGGGGCGTTAAGCCACATGAATCTTATGTCGAACTTTCCAACTATTTGCCTATGGCAGCGTAA